The following proteins come from a genomic window of Notamacropus eugenii isolate mMacEug1 chromosome X, mMacEug1.pri_v2, whole genome shotgun sequence:
- the LOC140515491 gene encoding uncharacterized protein codes for MNKMRAAFFFSLSLLLCLSLLFSVSFLLCFSVSLLLFHSSVSLSFVSVSSLSVSLPFYLSPYLSLSFLSSPLSFYVSFPFLCLHVCLLSLSLLSPSLSFSVSFSVSVSSSLSLSLHHCLLCLSLVSPLVSLCLSFSLSSVSAFLSFSFSCLSFSVSSSLSSVSFSLSSLTFSVSYICVSHSLFFYLSLSSVSPSLFLSSLSPVSPLSPSISPSLSHILCLSLSLFPALCLSSCLSPSLTLPLSFCLFPLSFSVFPCLFVSSSLSPLSLLLCLSLLCLFLSSSLSLSFSLPISVSSLCLLVSIFFSISLLLSLFVSLSVSLCLYLCLSLSRTHPSKDQIFK; via the coding sequence atgaataaaatgcgtgctgctttctttttctctctctctctccttctctgtctctctctcctcttttctgtctcttttctgctctgtttctctgtctctctccttctgtttcactcctctgtttctctctcctttgtctctgtctcctctctctctgtctctctccccttctatctctcaccatatctgtctctgtcttttctctcctctcctctttccttctatgtctctttcccttttctctgtctccatgtTTGTCTGCTCtccttatctctcctctctccttccctctctttctctgtctccttctctgtttctgtctcttcttccctctctctgtctcttcatcactgtctcctctgtctctctctggtctctccccttgtctctctctgcctctctttttctctatcctctgtctctgcctttctttccttttctttctcctgtctctccttctctgtctcctcctctctgtcctctgtctccttctctctctcatcactcaccttttctgtctcttatatctgtgtctctcattctctctttttctatctgtctctctcctctgtctctccctctcttttcctctcctctctttctcctgtatctcctctttctccttccatctctccttctctctctcacattctctgcctctccctctctctctttcctgctctctgcctctcctcctgtctctctccttctttgactctgcctctctccttctgtctcttccctctctccttctctgtctttccatgtctgtttgtctcttcctctctctctcctctctctctccttctctgtctgtctctcctctgcctctttctctcttcttctctatctctttccttttctctccctatctctgtctcctctctctgtctccttgtctctatcttcttctctatctctctccttctgtctctctttgtctctctctcggtctctctgtgtctctatctctgtctctctctctcacgcacACACCCCTCTAAGGATCAAATCTTCAAGTGA